One window of Mangrovibacterium diazotrophicum genomic DNA carries:
- a CDS encoding helix-turn-helix domain-containing protein, whose translation MMDEIVHIKSVSHLHELCGFHKPTHPLISIIDVSEWAIPESLVGMRTLTDLYSIGLKDKSCGLQYGRNTYDFDEGVLFFTAPNQVQSVLRAQKKDEIQGWMLFFHPDLIRNMPLGKTIDSYKFFSYDVHEALHLSPAEQKTITDCMNFVRGEISERIDNHSQTVIASSLELLLNLATRYYERQFNTRSAQHSDVVSRFQMLLADYYESGKLAETGMPTIEYFAQRVHLSANYLSDLLKKETGYNAKDQINNYIIDKAKTILLSESESVSGIAYRLGFNYPHYFSRLFKNKTGMTPQEYRQQN comes from the coding sequence ATGATGGACGAAATCGTACATATCAAATCAGTGAGCCATTTGCACGAGTTGTGCGGATTTCATAAACCTACGCATCCGCTCATCAGCATTATCGATGTATCGGAGTGGGCGATTCCCGAGAGTTTGGTGGGAATGAGAACCTTAACCGATTTGTATTCGATTGGCTTAAAAGATAAAAGCTGTGGCCTGCAATACGGGCGAAATACTTATGATTTTGACGAAGGTGTTCTTTTCTTTACGGCTCCCAACCAGGTGCAATCGGTTTTGAGAGCGCAAAAGAAAGACGAAATCCAGGGATGGATGCTGTTCTTTCATCCCGACTTAATTCGAAATATGCCGCTTGGAAAGACCATCGACAGCTACAAATTCTTTTCGTACGACGTGCACGAGGCATTACATTTATCGCCGGCAGAGCAGAAAACAATTACGGACTGCATGAACTTTGTCCGGGGCGAAATCTCGGAAAGAATCGACAATCACAGCCAGACGGTTATTGCGTCTTCTCTGGAGCTTTTGCTGAACCTGGCTACACGGTATTACGAGCGTCAGTTCAACACCAGGTCGGCGCAGCATTCCGATGTGGTCAGCAGGTTTCAGATGTTGTTAGCCGATTATTATGAAAGTGGAAAACTGGCTGAAACAGGAATGCCCACCATTGAATATTTCGCACAGAGAGTGCACCTTTCTGCCAATTATTTGAGTGATTTGTTGAAAAAGGAAACCGGTTACAACGCCAAGGATCAGATCAACAACTACATCATCGACAAAGCCAAAACAATTTTGCTGAGTGAGTCTGAATCGGTTAGTGGGATTGCTTACCGTTTGGGGTTTAACTATCCGCACTATTTTAGCCGGCTGTTTAAGAATAAAACCGGAATGACGCCGCAGGAATACCGGCAACAAAACTGA
- a CDS encoding oxidoreductase: MKQVVLITGASSGMGKSAAHILNKQGYNVYAAARRTEKMEDLKESGINVISLDLTSERSMVEAVNAIIDQDGKIDILINNAGYGSYGAVEDVPLNEARRQFEVNLFGMARLTQLVLPSMRMSNSGRIVNISSMGGKMYTPMGAWYHATKHAVEGWSDCLRLELKAFGIDVVVVEPGGIKTPWGTIAADNLRETSGKGVYAAFANQVADSMEINYTGDRLTDVDVLGKTIAQAATDPKPKTRYVKGYMAKPALAIRKWFGDRVFDKMIMSQFK, from the coding sequence ATGAAACAAGTTGTATTGATTACAGGAGCAAGCTCGGGGATGGGAAAATCGGCCGCGCATATTCTCAACAAGCAAGGCTACAACGTTTATGCAGCTGCGCGGAGAACCGAAAAAATGGAAGATCTGAAGGAAAGTGGCATCAATGTCATTTCGCTGGATTTAACGAGCGAGCGTTCGATGGTTGAAGCTGTCAATGCCATTATAGATCAGGACGGTAAAATTGATATTCTCATCAACAATGCTGGATACGGATCGTATGGTGCGGTGGAGGATGTTCCCTTGAATGAGGCTCGCCGGCAATTCGAAGTCAATCTGTTTGGAATGGCTCGTTTAACCCAGCTGGTGTTGCCCAGTATGCGCATGAGTAACAGCGGGCGAATCGTCAACATCTCGTCGATGGGCGGAAAAATGTACACTCCAATGGGTGCCTGGTATCATGCAACTAAACATGCTGTTGAAGGCTGGAGCGATTGTCTTCGGCTGGAACTAAAAGCATTTGGTATCGATGTGGTGGTGGTGGAACCCGGAGGCATTAAAACACCTTGGGGAACGATTGCGGCCGATAACCTGAGAGAAACGTCGGGTAAAGGCGTTTATGCAGCTTTTGCCAACCAGGTGGCTGACAGCATGGAGATCAACTACACCGGAGATCGGCTGACCGATGTTGATGTGCTGGGAAAAACAATCGCGCAGGCAGCAACCGATCCAAAGCCGAAAACCCGTTATGTGAAAGGTTACATGGCTAAGCCGGCTTTGGCAATCCGGAAATGGTTTGGTGATCGCGTGTTCGACAAGATGATTATGAGCCAGTTTAAATAG
- a CDS encoding RDD family protein produces MSQDNFYYKIYSKKTSAELMAVLERPEQDDTLKLIALEILEERGEVAEEYRRLKSTLKQDISRIAPSEIENDRYQTFWRRAAANSVDGFLLRMAGTLLGYFAITESAIGNNMFAAVDLLLPFAYSILLHSISGQTIGKMLLGVKVFDKSEKTVIRFRQAFLRDSVPLTLSLFLGLFFANGWLGSDDLLSTSAAFMIWIVVLWSFLEIVTMLFNSRRRALHDLIAGTVVLRVKN; encoded by the coding sequence ATGAGTCAAGATAACTTCTACTATAAAATTTACAGTAAAAAGACGAGTGCTGAGTTGATGGCTGTTCTGGAACGGCCGGAACAGGACGACACGTTAAAGTTGATCGCGCTTGAAATATTGGAGGAAAGAGGTGAAGTGGCAGAAGAATATCGTCGGTTAAAGTCGACCCTGAAACAGGATATTAGCCGCATCGCTCCCTCCGAAATAGAGAATGATCGCTATCAAACTTTTTGGCGCCGGGCTGCTGCAAATTCGGTTGACGGTTTTCTGCTGAGAATGGCAGGAACACTTTTGGGGTACTTCGCGATAACAGAATCGGCGATAGGCAACAACATGTTCGCAGCAGTCGACTTGTTGTTGCCTTTTGCTTACAGCATCTTGCTGCACAGTATATCGGGGCAAACTATTGGTAAGATGCTACTTGGTGTCAAAGTATTCGACAAATCGGAAAAAACAGTTATTCGATTCCGTCAGGCATTTCTTCGCGATAGCGTACCGCTCACATTGAGTTTATTTCTCGGCTTATTTTTTGCTAACGGTTGGCTCGGCAGTGATGATCTTTTATCCACATCGGCAGCGTTCATGATCTGGATTGTTGTACTATGGTCATTTTTGGAAATTGTCACCATGCTCTTTAATAGCCGCCGGCGGGCTTTACACGACTTAATTGCCGGGACGGTTGTATTGCGAGTGAAAAACTAG
- a CDS encoding DUF4424 family protein, translating to MKTTKIILAILALICLQTSLFADIAPNPIKAKSISPKAATSIRMESERVEIDLYNDSSVVTCVFYMRNLGEPEKLQIGFPDMRFYHFSMEKHQNGDRFAVKENGKTIAFTSASGGAEGSGSPDEKDWYLWNSEFEKGESKTIEVQYSLPCGMRYKSNERFFTYLLSTGAGWEGTIGKAEIIVNLKDIEQDSVLSQTPANCEISGKQFSWTFTDFEPTENNDIKISYNTNKNVYKGPKPINPTIFIDGVKADSLDLNTVQPNDIACIQVFKTTAENNLFPESPGGVVKIYSKVYVWTKLDKMVKAKSKKKINLPDYDALKENYSLFVDDNEVDFSEVIGIKEEFIAKLEVIKSRKSKRKIMIGLR from the coding sequence ATGAAAACAACGAAAATTATCCTGGCAATTTTGGCACTAATTTGTTTGCAAACAAGCCTGTTTGCCGACATTGCACCTAACCCCATTAAAGCAAAAAGCATCAGCCCGAAAGCTGCGACTTCGATTCGCATGGAATCGGAGAGAGTCGAGATTGACCTGTACAACGACAGTTCGGTTGTGACCTGTGTGTTTTACATGAGAAACCTCGGAGAACCGGAAAAACTTCAGATTGGTTTTCCCGACATGCGTTTCTACCATTTCAGCATGGAAAAGCATCAGAACGGAGACCGTTTTGCCGTAAAGGAAAATGGTAAAACCATCGCGTTTACTTCTGCCTCCGGAGGCGCTGAGGGGAGCGGATCTCCCGATGAAAAGGACTGGTATTTATGGAATAGTGAGTTTGAGAAGGGAGAATCGAAGACGATTGAGGTGCAGTATTCGTTGCCCTGTGGAATGCGTTACAAAAGCAATGAACGGTTTTTCACCTACCTGCTAAGTACCGGAGCCGGTTGGGAAGGGACAATCGGGAAAGCCGAGATTATTGTCAACCTGAAAGACATTGAGCAGGATTCTGTTTTGTCGCAAACACCGGCCAATTGTGAAATATCCGGCAAGCAATTCAGTTGGACGTTCACGGATTTTGAACCGACGGAAAACAACGATATCAAGATCAGTTATAACACGAACAAGAACGTTTATAAAGGCCCAAAGCCGATTAACCCCACGATTTTTATTGACGGCGTAAAGGCCGATAGTTTGGATCTCAATACTGTGCAGCCGAATGATATCGCCTGTATTCAAGTGTTCAAAACTACGGCGGAAAACAACTTGTTTCCCGAATCTCCCGGGGGAGTTGTTAAGATTTACAGCAAAGTGTATGTGTGGACAAAGCTGGATAAGATGGTGAAAGCAAAATCAAAGAAGAAAATCAACTTGCCGGACTACGATGCGCTTAAAGAGAACTACAGCTTATTCGTTGACGACAATGAAGTTGATTTTTCGGAAGTGATTGGCATTAAAGAAGAGTTTATCGCGAAACTGGAAGTCATTAAGTCCCGAAAGAGCAAACGCAAAATAATGATCGGGTTAAGATAG
- a CDS encoding S41 family peptidase, producing MIKKVLFLSFVIAISLVGSAQENECLNDFDYLVEKIKNDYPGYKDKVNDETLADLKALEHDLRNRIIQYPDSCGKCLGLYTFWFKDNHLRVKRRSISRSTVEQAKTQAQYYDITIDSISNSGQSIEGIWIGFRGKIAVTKENDGSYVGIAIRYPNFEGNQVMFEFSELGNNEFCVTSVNPAYSYNHKGKAALYIDNKILEINGDTWFVRQSSNETLNKAFLYSYTPKNPNGTNTYPVATSLSDSTYYLRITDFESDYSNSIVTQHWQEIMSRPNLIIDLRNNGGGQDNYFQKLAELIYTNPYETKGVEWYASKGNIEFFEEALKAGEIIDGEEGIRWTESLLDAMKKNVGGFVTVSMFDDDKVDQTKRVYLNPKKVGIIINERNASSAEQFLLAAKNSQKVTLFGNHNTAGVLDYSNAVSQKFPSGNFDLIFPMTRSQRLPEHPFDNIGIAPDILIPFPSTDQLYDRLDDWAYFVKNYLELMK from the coding sequence GTGATTAAAAAAGTATTGTTTTTAAGTTTCGTAATAGCCATTTCACTAGTCGGGAGTGCACAGGAAAACGAATGCCTAAACGATTTCGATTACCTCGTTGAAAAAATTAAAAATGACTATCCCGGATACAAGGATAAAGTAAATGATGAAACATTGGCAGATCTAAAAGCTTTGGAACATGATCTGAGAAATCGAATTATTCAATATCCGGATTCCTGCGGAAAATGTTTGGGGCTCTATACTTTTTGGTTTAAAGACAATCATTTGAGAGTTAAAAGACGCAGTATAAGTCGAAGTACAGTTGAACAAGCAAAAACACAGGCACAATATTATGATATCACGATTGACAGTATTTCAAATTCCGGTCAATCGATAGAAGGAATCTGGATTGGCTTTAGAGGTAAAATAGCTGTAACAAAAGAAAATGATGGAAGCTATGTCGGAATTGCTATTCGATATCCAAATTTTGAAGGTAATCAGGTGATGTTTGAATTTTCAGAATTGGGAAATAATGAGTTTTGCGTAACTTCTGTGAATCCTGCATATTCTTACAATCACAAAGGCAAAGCGGCGCTCTATATTGACAATAAAATATTGGAAATAAATGGAGATACATGGTTTGTCCGACAATCATCAAACGAAACATTAAACAAAGCTTTTCTATATTCTTATACCCCGAAAAATCCGAACGGAACAAACACCTATCCGGTAGCAACATCTTTGAGTGACAGTACATACTATCTGCGCATTACTGATTTTGAATCAGATTACTCTAATAGCATTGTAACCCAGCACTGGCAAGAAATAATGTCCCGGCCTAACTTAATTATTGACCTAAGGAATAACGGTGGAGGACAGGACAATTATTTTCAAAAGCTGGCCGAGCTTATTTATACAAACCCGTATGAAACGAAGGGAGTTGAATGGTACGCAAGTAAAGGAAACATAGAGTTCTTTGAAGAAGCTTTAAAAGCTGGCGAAATTATAGACGGTGAGGAGGGCATTCGATGGACTGAATCATTGTTGGATGCTATGAAAAAGAATGTAGGTGGTTTTGTGACTGTATCGATGTTTGACGATGATAAAGTAGACCAAACAAAACGTGTTTATTTAAATCCGAAAAAGGTTGGGATCATAATCAATGAAAGGAATGCTTCATCGGCAGAACAATTTTTGCTGGCTGCAAAAAATAGCCAAAAAGTTACCCTGTTTGGGAACCACAACACAGCTGGTGTACTTGATTATTCAAATGCTGTTTCACAAAAATTCCCTTCAGGGAACTTTGATTTGATATTTCCAATGACGCGATCGCAAAGGTTACCCGAGCATCCTTTTGATAACATTGGAATTGCCCCTGATATATTAATACCGTTTCCTTCGACTGATCAACTTTATGACAGGTTGGATGATTGGGCTTATTTTGTGAAAAACTATCTGGAATTAATGAAATAA
- a CDS encoding putative periplasmic lipoprotein, translating to MRKILILLAITLTMASCSTTNKLSNNAPSPENTTISSGRDGSSFEKAIVITEKSESKGVGAEYEWLRKNYPGYKSQGQSLTYDQKKPYDIIDIITSDGEAKSIYFDISNFFGKF from the coding sequence ATGAGAAAGATTTTAATTTTACTGGCAATCACCTTAACGATGGCTTCCTGTTCGACAACAAATAAATTGTCGAACAATGCACCTTCACCGGAGAATACGACAATATCGTCGGGAAGAGATGGATCTTCCTTTGAAAAAGCGATCGTGATTACTGAAAAGAGTGAATCAAAAGGAGTGGGTGCGGAATACGAATGGCTCCGGAAAAACTATCCCGGATACAAATCACAAGGCCAGTCACTCACTTATGACCAAAAGAAACCCTACGACATCATCGATATCATCACTTCCGATGGTGAAGCAAAGAGTATCTATTTTGATATTTCCAACTTTTTCGGAAAGTTCTGA